In Bacillus sp. KH172YL63, one genomic interval encodes:
- a CDS encoding TetR/AcrR family transcriptional regulator: protein MSNKAQQRRKQILRAAFQAATEKGYESVTLQDIADYADVSKGVTNYYFENKADVFVHLFEWITTRIYAKEAESIRGKDTAIEKLEAYIKQVFISPDENRSFYRVYLDFLAQVKNDHRYGEINQQFYHNCRTVTEEIISQGIEEGVFTVDNIEQSVISIRCIIDGSLIQWLMKDDDNLHDFYRTLCFESILRLLKK, encoded by the coding sequence ATGTCAAACAAAGCACAACAAAGAAGGAAACAAATCCTTAGAGCAGCATTTCAGGCCGCTACTGAAAAAGGCTATGAATCTGTCACATTACAGGATATCGCCGATTACGCAGACGTGAGTAAAGGCGTCACCAATTACTATTTTGAAAATAAAGCAGACGTGTTCGTTCACCTGTTTGAATGGATCACTACAAGAATATATGCAAAAGAAGCCGAATCCATCCGTGGGAAAGATACGGCGATCGAAAAGCTCGAAGCCTATATCAAACAGGTGTTCATTTCCCCGGATGAAAATAGAAGCTTTTATCGTGTTTACCTCGACTTCTTGGCACAGGTGAAAAATGATCACCGTTACGGGGAAATCAACCAGCAATTCTACCACAATTGCCGCACTGTTACGGAGGAAATCATCTCACAGGGAATCGAAGAAGGTGTTTTTACAGTCGATAACATCGAACAAAGCGTCATCAGCATCCGTTGTATAATCGATGGAAGCCTCATTCAGTGGCTGATGAAAGATGACGACAACTTGCATGATTTCTATCGGACACTGTGTTTCGAATCAATTCTTCGTCTGTTAAAAAAGTAG
- a CDS encoding DUF4190 domain-containing protein: MANVNTAETKITNGKATAAMILGILSIVSIIIPIASLILGVTGLILGILGRKEIKRFQQEGRKMALAGIICSVIGILLPIILTVLTFMAYSSTPTSI, encoded by the coding sequence ATGGCGAATGTAAACACAGCAGAAACCAAGATAACAAATGGAAAGGCAACAGCCGCGATGATACTGGGGATTCTATCGATTGTCTCGATCATCATCCCTATTGCAAGCCTGATCCTGGGCGTCACCGGACTCATTCTTGGCATACTCGGAAGAAAAGAAATCAAGCGCTTCCAGCAAGAGGGAAGAAAAATGGCTCTTGCAGGGATCATTTGCAGTGTGATCGGGATACTTCTGCCGATTATATTGACAGTGCTTACGTTCATGGCGTATTCGAGTACTCCTACCTCTATATAA
- a CDS encoding ABC transporter ATP-binding protein, with amino-acid sequence MIVCNELTKIYPTGRTGLDSFHYEIPSGTIVALTGGNGAGKSTLIKMLTGIIKPTAGSIDWHGQRFSYMPDDLEFPEVLTAFEALALLGALKNVDRDACQRLLRYVGLENVGHEKIGTFSKGMKQRLAFAQALLSDEEVLILDEPTNGLDPYWIKWMKESLLREKAKGKTIIFSTHELSFAESVADELIFFYEGNTLIRDSVDNLKKSGKSVEDVIVAELEGLIQDGS; translated from the coding sequence ATGATCGTTTGCAATGAACTGACTAAGATTTATCCAACAGGCAGGACTGGTTTGGATTCCTTTCATTATGAGATTCCATCAGGAACGATTGTTGCGCTGACAGGAGGTAATGGTGCAGGGAAAAGCACGCTCATCAAGATGCTCACAGGGATCATCAAGCCAACGGCAGGGTCGATTGACTGGCATGGTCAGCGCTTCAGCTATATGCCTGACGACCTGGAGTTCCCGGAAGTACTGACGGCATTCGAAGCACTGGCGCTACTCGGTGCATTGAAGAATGTCGATCGGGATGCCTGCCAGCGGTTATTGCGCTATGTCGGTCTTGAAAACGTGGGCCATGAGAAAATCGGGACGTTTTCAAAAGGAATGAAACAGCGCCTCGCATTTGCCCAGGCCCTTCTGTCAGACGAAGAAGTCCTCATCCTCGATGAGCCGACGAACGGACTTGACCCCTACTGGATCAAATGGATGAAGGAATCACTGCTTCGGGAGAAAGCCAAAGGCAAGACGATCATCTTCTCCACCCACGAATTATCGTTTGCGGAGAGTGTCGCAGATGAATTGATCTTTTTCTATGAAGGGAACACATTGATCCGAGATTCAGTGGACAACCTGAAGAAATCAGGGAAGTCTGTGGAGGACGTAATCGTAGCTGAATTGGAAGGGTTAATTCAGGATGGTTCATAG
- a CDS encoding ABC transporter permease, whose protein sequence is MNKLSSFITAEMKKMVRTKSLFIFGSLLTLLLLSITLVQMFAMPVTSSFTRFSASFLNVLLFLLPLFTLTIGALSISSDIESRWFSLLRTYPMRIGTYTMGKFVALVSSFLIMLTVGYSLVLIVSSVSRGSTIDVLMLSLSVVAVCVFSALSVLIGSLSNSRVQSLSLALGVWAFFLLIYEYFIMAAGSFLSGTLLKNLVIILTFTNPVEWIRTGYILYSGNATVLGPVYYDFSAFFLTVAGKAAYVLVSVLWVVLPLIGSNIILKKKEGR, encoded by the coding sequence ATGAATAAATTATCGTCATTCATCACAGCGGAAATGAAAAAAATGGTGCGGACGAAGTCACTGTTCATATTCGGGAGCCTTCTGACACTATTACTTCTCTCGATTACGCTGGTACAAATGTTTGCCATGCCGGTCACTTCCTCGTTCACACGGTTTTCGGCTTCATTTTTAAACGTCCTGCTATTTTTATTGCCATTATTCACGTTGACGATAGGGGCATTGTCGATTTCGTCTGATATTGAGTCAAGATGGTTTTCATTGTTAAGGACCTATCCAATGCGAATAGGGACGTATACAATGGGGAAATTCGTTGCCCTTGTGAGTTCATTTTTGATCATGCTGACGGTAGGATACAGCCTCGTGCTGATCGTGAGCAGCGTGAGCAGGGGGAGTACCATTGATGTACTGATGCTGTCCCTGTCAGTTGTTGCCGTATGCGTCTTCTCGGCACTCTCGGTTCTGATCGGAAGCTTATCTAATAGCCGGGTTCAAAGCTTATCCCTCGCCCTTGGGGTGTGGGCATTCTTTTTACTGATCTATGAATATTTCATCATGGCTGCAGGCTCTTTTCTGTCAGGAACATTGTTGAAAAATCTGGTCATCATCCTGACATTTACCAATCCAGTCGAATGGATACGGACAGGATATATTTTATATTCGGGAAACGCAACGGTTCTTGGTCCGGTGTATTATGACTTCTCTGCGTTTTTCCTGACGGTAGCAGGGAAAGCCGCATATGTGCTCGTTTCCGTCCTTTGGGTGGTCCTTCCGCTGATCGGCAGCAATATCATCCTTAAGAAGAAGGAGGGAAGATAA
- a CDS encoding nitrous oxide reductase accessory protein NosL, translating to MEKIKWLKWMSLTSIIACIWIIGAGCGKKDMSPRDINPEVDTCIVCNMSIVHEDYAAQAVLANGDKLIFDDIGCLVQYAIEQQEDAVGASYVKEYETDKWIDSNTAYFVYDQEFWTPMSYGVLAFSTKNGAEAFMKEEGKGKLMTPEDLSEHEWGVHAHE from the coding sequence ATGGAGAAAATTAAGTGGCTCAAATGGATGAGCCTCACAAGCATCATTGCATGTATATGGATCATCGGTGCAGGATGTGGCAAAAAAGACATGAGCCCCCGGGACATCAATCCGGAGGTGGACACGTGCATTGTATGCAATATGAGCATTGTTCACGAAGATTATGCCGCACAGGCCGTGTTGGCAAACGGTGACAAGCTCATTTTCGATGATATTGGGTGCCTCGTTCAATATGCGATCGAACAACAGGAGGATGCGGTCGGGGCTAGCTATGTGAAGGAATACGAGACGGACAAATGGATCGACTCAAACACAGCCTATTTTGTGTATGATCAGGAATTTTGGACACCAATGTCTTACGGCGTCCTTGCATTCAGCACGAAAAATGGTGCAGAAGCGTTCATGAAAGAGGAAGGCAAAGGGAAATTGATGACTCCGGAAGACTTATCGGAGCACGAATGGGGCGTTCATGCCCATGAATAA
- a CDS encoding right-handed parallel beta-helix repeat-containing protein — MKKWLGVMAVLCLLSPLFPSVMMAEKSIQSIIDEADPGSTVYLESGTYHENIVLDKPLTLIGKGNVIIESTSNEPVISIDHTRDITIENIELSSRDKDSVGIQANASKYLVMRDVKLSHFNSGIELFNVGNSEISDVTIEGKKGHFSKKLNGVTLYKTNRIKVEGAEIRNVQDGIYVEEDHQSQLIGNLVSHSRYGIHLMYSDGTALVKNHLSQNVTGLMHMMSDGTSIKRNIVEHQTGYNGSGMVLYNGGSIEVEENTVAHNGVGMTLQNVAHSAIKGNRISSNQTGLQFIQYAQSNEFAGNEVYGNIMSVSSDRIGAVLERNYWDEYSGMDVDGDGLGDTFYQSNDSFGRLMVKQKAYQYFFESPAVVTLGKMEKKLSLKDKNAVRDEKPLLQGSGSNVEWGMNVFQLILGSAGFAGGWFVWRKLSGSNG, encoded by the coding sequence ATGAAGAAATGGCTAGGCGTCATGGCTGTATTATGCCTCCTTTCCCCGTTATTTCCGAGCGTGATGATGGCAGAGAAATCCATTCAATCGATCATTGATGAAGCAGATCCAGGCTCGACTGTATATCTCGAATCAGGTACCTATCATGAAAACATTGTGCTGGATAAGCCGCTTACGCTGATTGGCAAAGGGAATGTCATCATCGAAAGTACAAGTAACGAACCGGTCATTTCCATCGATCATACCCGTGACATTACGATAGAGAATATAGAATTGTCCAGTCGCGACAAGGATTCGGTGGGAATCCAGGCAAACGCCAGTAAGTACTTGGTGATGAGAGACGTAAAGCTCAGTCATTTCAATTCCGGAATCGAACTTTTTAATGTTGGAAACAGTGAAATTTCTGACGTTACGATTGAAGGAAAGAAAGGACATTTTTCAAAAAAATTAAATGGTGTGACGCTTTATAAAACGAATAGAATCAAGGTTGAAGGTGCAGAGATCCGGAATGTGCAGGATGGGATTTACGTGGAAGAGGATCATCAAAGTCAATTGATTGGCAACCTCGTGTCACATTCACGTTACGGAATTCACCTGATGTATTCGGACGGAACCGCTTTGGTGAAAAATCATCTGAGTCAAAATGTTACCGGCCTGATGCACATGATGTCTGATGGAACAAGCATTAAACGTAATATAGTGGAACATCAAACGGGTTATAACGGATCCGGGATGGTTCTTTATAATGGGGGAAGCATTGAGGTGGAAGAAAATACGGTGGCACACAATGGCGTCGGCATGACGCTGCAAAATGTAGCCCACTCTGCCATTAAAGGCAATAGGATTTCTTCGAATCAAACAGGGCTTCAGTTCATCCAGTATGCACAATCGAATGAGTTCGCTGGGAATGAAGTATACGGAAACATCATGTCGGTTTCATCCGACCGGATCGGTGCAGTGCTGGAAAGGAATTACTGGGATGAATATAGCGGAATGGACGTTGACGGGGACGGTCTCGGCGATACGTTTTACCAGTCCAACGATTCTTTCGGAAGATTGATGGTCAAACAGAAGGCTTATCAATATTTCTTCGAGTCCCCGGCGGTCGTTACTTTGGGGAAAATGGAAAAGAAGCTTTCATTGAAGGATAAGAATGCCGTACGGGATGAAAAACCGTTGCTCCAAGGTTCAGGGAGCAACGTCGAGTGGGGGATGAATGTCTTCCAGCTGATTCTCGGGTCGGCAGGGTTTGCAGGAGGTTGGTTTGTATGGAGAAAATTAAGTGGCTCAAATGGATGA
- a CDS encoding nitrous oxide reductase accessory protein NosL, with protein sequence MKKMWLSLLLGLLVMTMAACGTTDEKQTEKKEEASQQTENSDETAGMEVALAEPDEHTVCEYCNMTVYPKDQEMGAFSAQGIGEDGKNYFFDDIGCMLNQERKDGITLDKYVRDYDTDEWVKLDEAVIVKGEIKTPMNYGYAFFKDDEGAQHFIEEQGSDQASLSSLEDIDEVASHRHMKKMEKMKNGESMDMNHDHQDDGMKHEDKEESSEHSHS encoded by the coding sequence ATGAAAAAAATGTGGTTGTCGCTTCTGCTCGGCCTGTTGGTTATGACTATGGCTGCTTGTGGGACGACGGATGAAAAACAGACAGAGAAGAAAGAAGAAGCATCACAACAAACAGAGAATAGTGATGAAACAGCTGGAATGGAAGTGGCACTTGCTGAGCCCGATGAACATACGGTGTGTGAGTACTGTAATATGACAGTCTACCCGAAAGATCAAGAAATGGGTGCATTTTCGGCACAGGGTATTGGAGAAGATGGAAAGAATTATTTCTTTGATGATATCGGCTGCATGCTGAATCAGGAGCGTAAAGACGGGATAACCCTTGATAAGTATGTAAGGGATTATGATACAGATGAATGGGTGAAGCTTGACGAAGCCGTGATTGTGAAGGGTGAGATCAAGACGCCGATGAACTACGGTTATGCTTTCTTTAAGGATGACGAAGGTGCACAACACTTCATTGAGGAGCAGGGAAGCGATCAAGCAAGTCTTTCATCCCTGGAAGACATTGATGAAGTAGCAAGTCATCGTCATATGAAAAAGATGGAGAAAATGAAAAACGGTGAGAGCATGGACATGAATCATGACCATCAGGATGACGGCATGAAGCATGAAGACAAAGAAGAGAGCAGTGAACACTCTCATTCATAA
- a CDS encoding nuclease-related domain-containing protein — MIAKERETPQKLVKTEALIRRLQPLNHPKRPIIEQDLKKRKAGFNGEKAVDYHLSFLSDKKYMIFNDLKLPMTPDFFQIDTLLLTSHYTLPIEVKNISGTLTINPEFNQFSKIYQGIETGYPDPITQARRQKLFLQRWFYNQKLPCPPIEFLVVFSNPATILKMAKGHALIPPFDKIIHAQNLVNEISKLNQKYSQKEHEPYDLKKIKRLLLTQHQEDNSSILQTYQLNAADIRRGVLCERCNEVMIRMTGFWHCPFCQHGSKTAHLQAIKDYFLLIKPTITNQELRDFLLLPSRKTATIILQSLPLTQIGNRKGVYYIQSP; from the coding sequence TTGATTGCAAAAGAAAGGGAAACCCCTCAGAAACTTGTAAAAACCGAGGCCCTCATAAGAAGACTTCAACCCTTGAACCATCCGAAAAGACCAATCATCGAGCAGGACTTGAAGAAAAGGAAAGCCGGGTTCAATGGTGAAAAAGCAGTTGATTACCACCTCTCATTTCTGTCTGATAAGAAATATATGATATTCAATGACCTCAAGCTGCCAATGACCCCGGATTTCTTCCAGATTGACACCCTCCTCTTAACCTCACATTATACGCTCCCGATCGAAGTGAAAAACATTTCCGGCACCCTCACAATCAATCCCGAATTCAATCAGTTCTCAAAAATCTATCAAGGGATAGAAACGGGCTATCCTGACCCGATTACCCAGGCAAGGCGGCAAAAGCTGTTTCTCCAGAGATGGTTTTATAATCAGAAGCTTCCCTGTCCTCCCATCGAATTCCTCGTCGTCTTCAGCAACCCGGCAACGATTTTGAAAATGGCAAAAGGGCATGCATTGATTCCGCCCTTCGACAAAATCATTCATGCCCAGAACCTGGTGAATGAAATTAGCAAACTCAACCAAAAATACAGCCAGAAAGAACATGAACCCTACGACCTTAAGAAAATAAAGCGACTGCTGTTGACTCAGCATCAGGAAGACAATTCTTCCATTCTGCAAACCTATCAATTGAATGCTGCCGACATTCGTCGCGGGGTTCTGTGTGAAAGGTGCAATGAGGTGATGATCAGGATGACAGGGTTTTGGCACTGTCCCTTCTGTCAACACGGTTCCAAAACAGCTCACCTCCAGGCGATTAAGGATTACTTCCTACTGATTAAGCCAACCATTACGAATCAGGAGCTAAGAGACTTCCTTCTCCTTCCTTCCCGTAAAACGGCAACCATCATCCTTCAATCCCTCCCCCTCACTCAAATAGGAAATAGAAAAGGCGTTTATTATATACAATCACCTTGA
- a CDS encoding kinase, protein MKSTLIILRGNSASGKTTIANRLQEHYGHGTLLVSQDTVRRNMLKVHDRDGNLSIELIRQITEYGKGKCEVVILEGILSSARYGDMLKDLIEYFNGRALVYYFDLTFEETLRRHRTKGADFGEELLARWWIPKDFLGVQGETAIGAELSEDEVLDRIVKKVEAAQGDCI, encoded by the coding sequence ATGAAATCTACGCTCATTATATTAAGAGGAAATTCAGCAAGCGGTAAAACGACCATCGCAAACAGATTACAAGAGCATTACGGTCACGGAACACTGCTCGTTTCCCAGGATACCGTCCGTCGTAATATGTTGAAGGTTCATGACCGGGACGGTAACCTTTCCATCGAGTTGATCAGACAAATTACTGAGTATGGAAAAGGAAAATGTGAGGTTGTCATTTTGGAAGGGATCTTAAGCAGTGCCCGCTACGGCGACATGCTGAAGGATTTGATTGAATACTTTAATGGGAGGGCACTCGTATATTATTTTGATTTAACATTTGAGGAAACTCTCAGGCGCCACCGTACAAAAGGTGCAGACTTCGGTGAGGAATTACTGGCACGGTGGTGGATTCCGAAAGATTTTCTTGGCGTACAGGGAGAGACTGCTATAGGGGCTGAATTATCGGAAGATGAGGTACTGGATCGGATTGTGAAAAAGGTGGAAGCTGCTCAAGGTGATTGTATATAA
- a CDS encoding DUF2207 domain-containing protein encodes MIKKLLLIFILFFSVSQTAYGKSFTIDEVRIRAWIQPNGNLLVNEMFTYSFDGKFKRVSRSIHEDNHDEVQWFKSYELLNQDGELGFLNEDDVRPLNVEQEGNTFRSSYPVEDDSATFLYVYELENAVRSYETYSDVTVPFFQSGSNHDVDLNHVTIDFVFPEKIDPKEYEAFIHDREGHVEQKGPEVVRFITPVSKMHSLTETRVLFPSSIMKEQEKAAAPQSLEHVIQKEEERMELAERRKEQLDTHNKFLAGLTIFLVLLGAVMFLGSLIGRIRGKGDVSDVLKADPLLLYMVHHRGRFTHGSLMAGLYSLIEAGKATVRKQKTTTRFLTDTRSPDETLFFTLTSDDNELTPIERQFVSWVFKRKGRNGSASFAMTDLAGATKKEKDLKRHVKTYHTKVKLLKEQEREWFQALLKEAKSANLLHARLFHFITKVPPVLVYIGILAALYFDEQSSFALWMYAVVGAGGLILMWVKKEKKWPVVIWTLISVFASLQIVNETAVLYLFLSIMLTLILCILVPRHTLSVPGLDLKAGIRSFRKQVRKKEVEGDMDRWMIRSMLLERKRKLKKLWVKDLDSSLLSTAPLTALILTNQNPQEFLTNSWKWSVPPPSPSSGFSDGGYSGGGGDGGGGGGGAGAD; translated from the coding sequence ATGATAAAAAAACTGCTCCTCATCTTTATTTTATTTTTCTCAGTGAGTCAGACGGCTTACGGGAAATCCTTCACCATCGATGAGGTCCGGATCAGGGCATGGATTCAACCGAATGGAAATCTCCTGGTGAATGAAATGTTCACCTATTCGTTTGATGGGAAGTTTAAGAGAGTGTCACGCTCCATCCATGAGGACAATCATGACGAGGTTCAATGGTTTAAGTCCTATGAGCTGCTGAATCAGGATGGGGAACTCGGGTTTTTGAATGAAGATGATGTGCGGCCGCTGAATGTCGAACAGGAGGGAAATACTTTTCGCTCTTCATACCCCGTAGAGGATGACAGCGCCACATTTTTATATGTATATGAACTTGAAAACGCCGTACGCTCTTATGAAACGTACAGCGATGTTACCGTCCCATTTTTTCAAAGTGGGAGCAATCATGATGTCGATCTTAATCATGTCACGATAGATTTTGTGTTCCCTGAGAAAATCGATCCAAAGGAATATGAGGCATTTATTCACGATCGAGAAGGTCACGTGGAACAAAAGGGTCCTGAAGTGGTCCGTTTTATCACGCCGGTATCTAAAATGCACAGCCTAACCGAAACACGGGTGCTCTTTCCTTCCTCCATCATGAAAGAACAGGAAAAGGCGGCAGCGCCACAATCCTTAGAGCATGTGATTCAAAAAGAAGAAGAACGGATGGAATTGGCGGAACGGAGAAAAGAGCAATTGGACACACATAATAAGTTCCTTGCTGGGCTGACAATCTTCCTTGTCTTACTCGGTGCTGTGATGTTCTTAGGTTCCCTGATCGGCAGGATAAGGGGGAAGGGGGATGTTTCTGATGTCCTGAAGGCAGATCCTCTCCTTCTATACATGGTCCATCATCGTGGACGATTTACACACGGTTCCCTGATGGCCGGCCTATATTCACTCATTGAAGCAGGAAAGGCAACCGTCCGCAAACAGAAAACGACGACCCGCTTTTTAACTGATACCCGATCACCTGATGAAACCCTATTTTTTACACTTACAAGCGATGATAACGAGTTAACGCCGATTGAACGGCAATTTGTTTCCTGGGTGTTTAAAAGGAAGGGGAGAAATGGATCAGCCTCATTTGCAATGACAGATCTCGCCGGGGCGACAAAGAAAGAGAAAGACCTGAAGCGTCATGTGAAAACCTACCATACGAAAGTGAAACTTCTCAAAGAACAGGAGAGAGAATGGTTTCAAGCACTGTTAAAAGAAGCAAAAAGTGCCAATCTCCTTCACGCCCGCTTGTTCCATTTCATCACGAAAGTACCTCCCGTACTGGTTTACATCGGAATCCTGGCTGCTTTGTATTTTGATGAGCAGTCATCATTTGCTCTATGGATGTATGCCGTTGTTGGTGCAGGAGGACTCATCCTCATGTGGGTAAAGAAAGAGAAGAAGTGGCCGGTTGTCATCTGGACCCTGATTTCTGTATTCGCCTCCTTACAGATTGTAAATGAAACAGCTGTACTTTATCTTTTCCTTTCCATCATGCTGACCCTGATTCTTTGTATCCTGGTGCCACGACACACACTATCTGTACCGGGGCTTGATCTGAAAGCCGGGATTCGCTCGTTTAGGAAACAGGTAAGGAAGAAAGAGGTCGAAGGTGATATGGACAGGTGGATGATCCGTTCCATGTTGTTAGAAAGGAAGCGGAAATTGAAGAAGTTATGGGTCAAAGATCTTGATTCTTCTCTTCTGTCAACTGCCCCTCTTACAGCATTGATCCTAACCAATCAAAATCCCCAGGAATTCCTCACAAACTCGTGGAAGTGGAGCGTTCCGCCTCCGAGTCCATCTTCAGGTTTCTCCGATGGTGGTTACTCTGGAGGGGGAGGAGACGGTGGCGGTGGAGGCGGAGGTGCCGGTGCCGACTGA
- a CDS encoding histidine phosphatase family protein: MHTYVYLVRHGESPKNGDERSRGLTERGKRDAQFVTDILKEEGIDLVLSSPYSRSVLTVEKLAADIGQEVIIIEDLKERVFAAQQTRMPDTDLSLLLKKSFDDPLYTLPGAESNEACQKRAIHVLNELLHNYRGKKVAFGTHGTVMTLMMNAYDKQYGLNFLLQTTKPDIYKMEFDGQKLVGVTRLWSGQEGGVSC, translated from the coding sequence ATGCATACATATGTTTATTTGGTAAGACACGGAGAGTCTCCAAAAAACGGTGATGAGAGATCCCGGGGGCTGACGGAAAGAGGAAAAAGGGATGCACAGTTTGTAACCGACATCCTCAAAGAAGAAGGAATTGACCTCGTCCTGTCAAGCCCTTACAGCAGGTCGGTCCTCACAGTGGAAAAGCTTGCAGCTGATATCGGTCAAGAAGTCATCATCATTGAAGATCTTAAGGAAAGGGTGTTTGCTGCCCAGCAAACACGGATGCCAGATACAGATTTATCCCTTCTGTTAAAAAAATCCTTTGACGATCCACTTTATACATTACCGGGTGCAGAATCCAATGAGGCCTGTCAGAAGCGGGCCATACATGTCCTGAATGAGTTGTTGCATAATTACAGAGGCAAAAAAGTTGCGTTCGGAACCCACGGGACCGTCATGACCCTGATGATGAACGCATATGACAAGCAATACGGCCTGAACTTTCTGCTGCAAACCACTAAGCCGGACATATACAAAATGGAATTTGACGGTCAGAAGTTAGTGGGAGTTACCAGGTTGTGGAGTGGCCAGGAGGGGGGAGTGTCATGCTAA
- a CDS encoding uridine kinase family protein, translating to MEKILHQIANLLRKQNEHMIIGVSGHGGSGKTTFVKNLLTELEGVNVNYINTDPYIVSSHLRKHSSIQYEYNRETHQAKMTACHPDAHHLFALERDLKMVRERMPLYTMDVHYDRSRLITPENNITLVEGMSVAFCHPGLFDILIYFYTDGETELNRRGIRDVTERGMDIGYLRKTHDERRIQYDLFMHPLHKNFDIVVKNSNHGYEVEKNLSR from the coding sequence ATGGAAAAGATCCTGCATCAAATCGCAAATCTATTGAGAAAACAGAATGAACATATGATCATCGGGGTATCCGGACACGGTGGATCCGGTAAGACCACATTCGTTAAAAATCTATTGACGGAACTGGAAGGGGTTAACGTAAATTACATCAATACAGACCCATATATCGTCAGTTCTCATCTCCGTAAGCATTCATCCATTCAGTACGAATACAACAGGGAGACCCATCAGGCGAAGATGACCGCATGCCACCCGGATGCCCACCACCTCTTTGCATTGGAACGGGATCTGAAAATGGTGAGGGAGAGAATGCCCCTTTATACGATGGATGTCCACTATGACAGGAGCAGACTCATAACGCCTGAAAACAACATAACGCTCGTGGAAGGTATGTCGGTTGCCTTTTGTCATCCCGGCTTATTCGACATCTTGATCTACTTCTATACCGACGGTGAAACGGAACTCAACCGCCGGGGGATCCGGGACGTCACAGAGAGGGGCATGGACATCGGATACTTAAGAAAAACCCATGATGAACGGAGAATACAATACGACCTGTTCATGCATCCCCTGCATAAGAATTTTGATATCGTGGTCAAAAATTCAAATCATGGATATGAGGTGGAGAAGAACCTGTCTAGGTAG